The Petrotoga sibirica DSM 13575 genome contains a region encoding:
- a CDS encoding CoA transferase subunit A, with translation MKIVGPEQAISFIPDGTTLMIGGFLGVGTPETLIDELINKRKSNLTVICNDTSFEDKGVGRLIASKLVKKVITSHIGTNKETQRQYMENELEVEFVPQGTLIEQIRAGGAGLGGILTPTGIGTIREESKQLIEIDGEKYILEKALRGKVALVKFNKADHLGNLHCSFTARNFNPVMSLACDIVIAEVDELVPTGSIHPDEVHIPGAIVDYVVIRGEKR, from the coding sequence TTGAAAATAGTAGGTCCAGAACAAGCAATTTCGTTTATTCCCGATGGAACTACCTTAATGATAGGAGGATTTTTGGGCGTTGGAACACCAGAAACTTTGATAGACGAACTAATAAACAAAAGGAAAAGTAATCTGACAGTTATATGCAACGATACCTCTTTTGAAGACAAAGGGGTTGGTAGATTAATAGCTAGCAAACTCGTAAAAAAAGTTATAACCTCACATATTGGAACAAACAAAGAAACTCAAAGACAATACATGGAAAACGAGTTGGAAGTTGAGTTTGTCCCTCAAGGCACATTAATAGAACAAATTAGAGCTGGGGGTGCTGGTCTTGGAGGCATATTAACGCCAACAGGGATAGGAACTATAAGGGAAGAAAGCAAACAACTCATTGAAATAGATGGGGAAAAATATATTCTCGAAAAAGCTCTTAGAGGAAAAGTGGCTCTTGTTAAATTCAACAAGGCTGATCATCTTGGAAATTTACATTGTTCATTCACCGCAAGAAACTTTAATCCTGTTATGTCCTTAGCTTGTGATATCGTTATTGCCGAAGTAGATGAACTTGTTCCAACAGGTAGTATACATCCTGATGAAGTTCACATTCCAGGTGCCATAGTAGATTACGTTGTTATAAGGGGTGAAAAACGATGA
- a CDS encoding 3-oxoacid CoA-transferase subunit B, which produces MNEKERIAKRVAKELKPGNIVNLGIGLPTLVSNFVSKDAQIFFQGENGILGIASEIPEEISNSNLINAGGKYVDIIPGAMTFDSAFSFALIRGGHVDVTVLGAFQVDQEGHLANWIVPGKVIAGMGGAMDLVTGAKKVIIAMTHTSKGTPKIIKKCSLPLTSIRRVDLIVTEFSVIEPTDNGLLLKEISPDITLENLKEITDAELIVPNDLKLMEL; this is translated from the coding sequence ATGAATGAAAAAGAAAGGATCGCCAAGAGGGTCGCAAAAGAACTGAAACCAGGAAATATCGTCAACTTAGGAATTGGCTTGCCCACTTTGGTATCTAACTTTGTGTCTAAAGATGCTCAAATATTTTTCCAAGGAGAAAACGGTATTCTTGGAATAGCTTCCGAGATTCCTGAAGAAATTTCTAACTCCAACTTAATCAACGCAGGTGGAAAATATGTGGATATAATCCCCGGTGCAATGACATTTGATTCTGCTTTTTCTTTTGCGTTAATTAGAGGTGGTCATGTAGATGTAACCGTTCTTGGAGCTTTTCAAGTTGATCAAGAAGGACACTTAGCGAACTGGATAGTCCCTGGAAAAGTTATCGCTGGCATGGGTGGAGCAATGGACTTAGTTACCGGTGCAAAAAAAGTTATAATAGCAATGACACACACCTCAAAAGGTACCCCGAAAATAATTAAAAAGTGTTCTTTACCTTTAACCTCGATTAGAAGAGTCGACCTTATAGTAACAGAGTTTTCTGTCATTGAGCCAACCGATAATGGGTTATTATTAAAAGAAATTTCCCCTGACATTACATTGGAAAATTTAAAAGAAATAACCGATGCTGAACTGATAGTTCCAAATGACTTAAAACTTATGGAACTCTAA
- a CDS encoding hotdog domain-containing protein, which produces MEKAIIRVRMSSQDAHYGGNLVDGAKILQLFGDVATELLIKHDGDEGLFKAYDYVEFISPVYAGDYIEAEGEIIKVGNTSRTMSFEARKVITKRADISDSAANYLEQPIIVCKASGTCVVPKGKKRK; this is translated from the coding sequence ATGGAAAAAGCGATTATACGCGTAAGAATGAGTTCACAAGACGCTCATTATGGAGGCAACTTAGTGGACGGGGCAAAAATCCTACAATTATTTGGAGACGTTGCAACAGAGTTGCTCATAAAACATGATGGTGATGAGGGTTTATTTAAAGCATACGATTATGTTGAATTTATCTCTCCTGTTTATGCAGGAGATTATATTGAAGCAGAAGGAGAGATAATAAAGGTTGGAAATACCTCTAGAACTATGAGCTTTGAAGCCAGGAAGGTTATAACAAAGAGAGCGGATATAAGTGACTCTGCTGCAAATTACCTTGAACAACCCATAATAGTTTGTAAGGCGAGCGGTACATGTGTAGTACCAAAAGGTAAAAAAAGGAAGTGA
- a CDS encoding 3-keto-5-aminohexanoate cleavage protein → MEKLIITAALTGAEVTKEQQPALPISPEEIAQAAYDCYLAGASIVHVHARDQKGNPTQSLDVYKEIKEKIENRCNIIFQPSTGGSVYHTFEERRQPLELNPEMATLSAGTTNFGKDIFLNTEEYIEKFALEMKRRKIKPEIEIFERGHINNALKLEKMGLLGRPIHFDFVMGVPGAIPGEIDDLLYLVSHIPQKSTWTVAGIGKYELSLAVHAILMGGHVRVGFEDNIYFKKGELAKSNAQLVERIAKISLELGREVARPEEARKILNIGGEE, encoded by the coding sequence ATGGAAAAGCTAATTATCACTGCAGCCTTAACTGGAGCCGAAGTAACTAAAGAGCAACAACCTGCCTTGCCAATATCTCCTGAAGAAATAGCTCAAGCAGCTTACGATTGTTATTTAGCTGGTGCTTCTATTGTTCATGTCCATGCAAGAGATCAAAAAGGCAATCCAACACAATCTTTAGATGTATACAAAGAGATTAAAGAGAAGATAGAAAATAGATGTAATATCATCTTTCAACCATCTACCGGTGGATCTGTTTACCACACTTTTGAAGAAAGAAGGCAACCCTTAGAACTAAACCCAGAGATGGCTACTCTATCAGCTGGAACAACAAACTTCGGAAAAGATATTTTTTTAAACACTGAGGAATACATCGAAAAATTTGCTCTTGAGATGAAACGGAGAAAAATCAAGCCAGAGATAGAGATATTTGAAAGGGGGCATATAAATAACGCTCTAAAGCTAGAAAAAATGGGTTTATTAGGCAGACCAATTCACTTTGATTTTGTAATGGGTGTTCCAGGAGCTATACCTGGCGAAATCGATGACCTTCTATATCTTGTAAGTCATATCCCACAAAAGAGCACATGGACGGTAGCTGGAATAGGGAAGTATGAACTATCGCTTGCTGTTCATGCCATATTGATGGGCGGACATGTTAGGGTAGGGTTCGAAGATAACATATACTTTAAAAAAGGAGAACTTGCGAAATCTAATGCCCAATTAGTTGAAAGAATAGCCAAAATATCTTTAGAATTAGGAAGAGAAGTTGCTAGACCTGAAGAAGCCCGAAAAATATTAAACATTGGAGGTGAAGAATGA
- a CDS encoding L-erythro-3,5-diaminohexanoate dehydrogenase, translating into MKKGCPFGSHRVIEPKGLLPQAANKIDNSTEIYSNEILIDVLTLNIDSASFTQIKESCKNDAEKVKERIIEIVNDKGKMQNPVTGSGGMLIGIVEKIGSEFPHKDLKVGDKIATLVSLSGTPLKINKIKKINLENEQVDIQGKAILFESAIYAILPTDIPEKLALSALDVAGAPAQTSKLVKKGDTVCIIGGGGKSGILCSYQAMKNTREKGKVIVAEHSVENAKRIKELNLADELIIADATKPLEVYQKVLEKNNGKLCDVTINNVNVPNTEMSSILITKDSGIVYFFSMATSFTKAALGAEGVGKDLTMIIGNGYTKGHADLTLQILRESSEIRNLFEKLYA; encoded by the coding sequence ATGAAAAAAGGTTGCCCGTTCGGTTCTCATAGAGTTATCGAACCAAAAGGATTGTTACCTCAAGCCGCAAACAAAATAGATAACTCAACAGAAATATATTCAAATGAGATATTAATAGATGTACTAACATTGAATATTGATTCAGCCAGTTTTACACAGATAAAAGAATCATGTAAAAATGATGCTGAGAAAGTAAAAGAACGTATTATAGAAATAGTAAACGATAAAGGAAAGATGCAGAACCCCGTTACTGGTTCTGGGGGAATGCTTATTGGGATAGTAGAAAAAATTGGTTCGGAATTTCCACACAAAGATTTAAAAGTTGGAGACAAAATTGCCACCCTTGTTTCTCTATCAGGCACACCTCTAAAAATTAACAAAATAAAAAAAATAAATTTGGAAAATGAGCAGGTAGATATACAAGGTAAAGCCATATTATTTGAAAGCGCAATTTATGCTATTTTACCAACAGATATCCCAGAAAAATTAGCCTTATCGGCTTTAGATGTTGCGGGAGCTCCTGCTCAAACTTCTAAATTAGTTAAAAAAGGTGACACAGTCTGCATCATTGGTGGTGGAGGAAAATCAGGAATACTATGCTCTTATCAAGCAATGAAAAATACTAGAGAAAAAGGGAAAGTTATAGTTGCCGAACATTCTGTGGAAAATGCAAAAAGGATAAAAGAGTTGAACTTAGCAGATGAATTAATAATTGCAGATGCAACAAAACCACTTGAAGTATACCAAAAAGTATTAGAAAAAAACAATGGAAAACTTTGTGATGTAACGATTAACAACGTGAATGTCCCTAATACCGAAATGTCATCGATTTTAATAACGAAAGATAGTGGTATTGTCTATTTTTTCTCTATGGCAACATCTTTTACCAAAGCCGCCTTGGGAGCCGAAGGAGTTGGAAAGGATTTAACTATGATTATAGGAAATGGTTACACAAAGGGACACGCGGATTTAACCCTTCAAATATTGAGAGAGTCGAGTGAAATAAGAAATTTGTTTGAGAAATTATATGCATGA
- the ablA gene encoding lysine 2,3-aminomutase, with product MNIPRNYKDIPLWKDVTEEEWKDWHWQLRNRITDVEKLRQIINLTPEEEEGIKNTLKTMRMAITPYFATLMDPDNAKCPIRRQAVPSSKELIKGPWDQIDPLHEDADSPAPGLTHRYPDRVLFLITDMCAMYCRHCTRRRFAGQLDANRKRNEIDASLQYIRDTPQVRDVLLSGGDALMAGISILEYILSELKKIPHVEVVRIGTRVPVVFPQLITDNLVNVLKKYHPLWLNTQFNHPKEITPESAEACRKLADAGIPLGNQTVLLRGVNDSKYIMMELVHELVKIKVRPYYLYQCDLSQGIEHFRTSVSKGIEIMESLIGHTSGFAIPSFVVDAPGGGGKIRIMPTYLISQNKDTVILRNYEGVISTYHEPKDTTTDVDDLIYREKYQWFGVARLFDDKEKLSLEPDLLERHERVKMRKKYGELGGKNEIRRDKNQSSL from the coding sequence ATGAATATCCCTAGAAATTACAAGGATATACCCTTATGGAAAGATGTGACGGAAGAAGAATGGAAAGATTGGCATTGGCAACTTAGAAACAGAATTACAGATGTTGAAAAATTAAGGCAGATAATCAACTTAACCCCTGAAGAGGAAGAAGGTATTAAAAACACTTTAAAAACTATGAGAATGGCTATTACCCCATATTTTGCTACTCTAATGGATCCTGATAACGCAAAATGTCCGATTAGGAGACAAGCGGTACCCAGCTCAAAAGAACTGATAAAGGGACCATGGGACCAAATAGATCCACTCCATGAAGATGCAGATTCGCCTGCACCCGGGCTTACCCATAGATATCCTGATAGAGTTTTGTTCTTGATAACCGATATGTGTGCGATGTACTGCAGACATTGCACCAGAAGAAGGTTCGCCGGTCAGTTAGACGCCAACAGAAAAAGAAATGAAATCGATGCCTCACTTCAATACATACGAGATACCCCTCAAGTTAGAGACGTACTTTTATCCGGTGGAGATGCCTTAATGGCTGGAATATCTATTCTAGAATATATACTTAGTGAGCTGAAAAAAATACCACATGTGGAAGTAGTAAGAATAGGGACGAGAGTTCCGGTGGTATTTCCTCAGCTAATTACCGATAATTTAGTTAATGTACTCAAAAAGTACCACCCTCTATGGCTCAACACCCAGTTCAATCATCCAAAAGAAATAACCCCGGAATCTGCTGAAGCTTGCCGAAAACTGGCTGATGCTGGGATCCCACTTGGAAACCAAACAGTCTTACTTAGGGGAGTGAACGACAGCAAATACATTATGATGGAATTAGTCCATGAATTGGTGAAAATAAAGGTGAGACCGTACTACCTATACCAATGTGATTTATCGCAAGGTATAGAACATTTCAGAACATCGGTATCAAAAGGTATAGAGATTATGGAATCCCTTATTGGTCACACATCTGGATTTGCCATTCCCTCATTCGTCGTAGATGCTCCCGGAGGTGGGGGGAAGATCAGAATAATGCCAACTTATTTGATATCTCAAAACAAGGATACTGTGATCTTAAGAAATTATGAAGGCGTAATATCAACCTATCACGAACCCAAAGATACAACCACTGACGTCGATGATTTAATTTATAGAGAAAAATATCAGTGGTTTGGGGTGGCAAGACTGTTTGATGATAAAGAAAAATTAAGCTTGGAACCTGATCTATTAGAAAGACATGAAAGAGTGAAAATGCGCAAAAAATATGGCGAACTAGGGGGTAAAAATGAAATACGAAGAGATAAAAATCAATCAAGTTTATGA
- a CDS encoding MaoC family dehydratase, giving the protein MKYEEIKINQVYEAERKITSQMVESFAEITGDKNPVHLDEEFASHTLFKKRIVHGMLSLSIVSSILGMEFPGPGTIYIKQEVKFLKPIYIGEKITVRITVKDKIEEKSRLILITQIIKEDGSLGIDGEALVLFKS; this is encoded by the coding sequence ATGAAATACGAAGAGATAAAAATCAATCAAGTTTATGAAGCTGAAAGAAAAATAACCTCCCAGATGGTAGAATCTTTTGCAGAAATAACAGGGGATAAAAACCCTGTTCATTTAGACGAAGAATTCGCATCTCACACCTTATTCAAAAAAAGAATAGTTCATGGAATGTTGAGTTTGAGCATAGTATCGTCGATTCTTGGTATGGAATTTCCGGGTCCAGGAACTATATATATTAAGCAAGAGGTAAAATTCTTAAAACCCATATACATAGGTGAAAAAATAACGGTTAGAATAACTGTAAAGGACAAAATAGAGGAAAAATCCAGATTAATACTTATAACACAAATTATAAAAGAGGATGGATCTTTGGGAATAGATGGTGAAGCTTTGGTGTTATTCAAAAGCTGA
- a CDS encoding MutS-related protein, which translates to MDDLEYIIQKLDVVTPLGIKKIKNLEFYTNPIQIKQELDKIEEAIMAIKKGKKSLSKIKSNLKYIKDINHTIGKLKNCNVLDDIELFEIKYFSIYYEEIRKLVNLSFLKLPSLENVIAVLDPEGNKLPTFYIYNSYSFELATLRRKRKKAPQEEKKLLYQREMEIEEKIRYTLSLKLKEYLLELEQALKDVEELDFILAKAELAINLTLSKPELSSSIEYEGLFNPLIKERLEKKNQIYQPINIKLDKGVTLITGANMTGKTVILRSLALSQHLFQYGFYVPAKQAKIKPVAKIFLVSGDYQSILSGLSSYAAEILKLNEILTYIKQDDCVLILLDEIARNTNPHEGRLIVKAIIKILNNYHSISVITTHFNDVAEQNIKKFRIKGIKKSRQKMYISPTNITELMDYSLIIDNKGKVPEEALTIAKILNIDKELIKMIEELKKEEQM; encoded by the coding sequence GTGGATGATTTAGAATATATTATTCAAAAGTTAGATGTTGTTACTCCCTTAGGGATTAAAAAAATAAAAAATTTAGAATTTTATACCAACCCTATCCAAATAAAACAAGAACTAGATAAAATTGAGGAAGCAATAATGGCAATTAAAAAGGGAAAGAAATCACTAAGCAAAATTAAATCCAACCTCAAATATATAAAAGACATTAACCACACTATAGGAAAACTGAAAAACTGCAATGTTTTGGATGATATAGAACTATTTGAAATAAAATATTTTTCCATATACTATGAAGAAATAAGGAAATTAGTCAATCTTTCTTTTTTAAAACTACCCTCTTTGGAAAATGTGATAGCCGTTCTGGACCCAGAAGGGAATAAACTTCCAACATTTTACATTTACAATTCATACTCTTTTGAACTTGCAACGCTTAGAAGAAAAAGAAAAAAAGCCCCTCAAGAAGAAAAAAAATTATTATACCAAAGAGAAATGGAAATAGAAGAAAAAATAAGATATACCCTTTCTCTAAAATTGAAAGAATACTTGTTAGAATTGGAACAAGCCTTAAAAGATGTTGAGGAATTAGATTTCATATTGGCTAAAGCAGAACTAGCAATTAACCTCACGCTTTCAAAACCAGAACTTTCTAGCAGTATAGAATATGAGGGATTATTCAACCCCCTCATTAAAGAACGATTAGAAAAAAAGAACCAAATATATCAACCTATAAATATAAAATTAGATAAAGGAGTAACTTTAATAACCGGGGCAAATATGACAGGGAAAACAGTAATATTAAGATCTTTGGCTTTATCCCAACATCTTTTTCAATATGGGTTCTACGTTCCCGCAAAGCAAGCAAAGATCAAGCCAGTGGCTAAAATATTTTTAGTTTCAGGGGATTATCAATCAATCTTAAGTGGTTTATCTTCATATGCAGCAGAGATTTTAAAATTAAATGAGATATTAACGTACATTAAGCAAGATGATTGTGTATTGATATTACTTGATGAAATAGCAAGAAACACAAACCCTCATGAAGGAAGATTAATTGTAAAAGCTATCATTAAAATTCTCAACAATTACCATTCTATATCTGTAATTACAACCCATTTCAACGACGTTGCAGAACAAAATATAAAAAAATTTAGAATTAAAGGAATCAAAAAATCCCGACAGAAAATGTATATTTCTCCAACAAACATCACAGAATTAATGGATTATTCTTTAATAATAGACAATAAAGGAAAAGTCCCAGAAGAAGCATTAACAATTGCAAAAATACTCAATATTGATAAAGAACTAATAAAAATGATTGAAGAATTGAAAAAGGAGGAGCAAATGTGA
- a CDS encoding lysine 5,6-aminomutase subunit alpha: MNKLNLDPNKIEHARNLAKNIALDVQEYVEGRSTVSTERAICRLLGIDGVDKNDVPLPNRVVEHIKEIGLLNEGAAYLIGNALIETGLTPQEIAEKISIEELDLSKIKINTDTQIQKALDPYVDSMINLIQKNKRKRKTYLEKLGEGPQPYLYVIVATGNIYEDVIQAQAAARQGADIIAVIRSTGQSLLDFVPYGPTTEGFGGTFATQENFKIMRKALDEVGEEIGRYIRLVNYASGLCMPEIAAMGAMERLDVMLNDALYGILFRDINMKRTIIDQYFSRVINGFAEIIINTGEDNYLTTADAYEEAHTVLTSQFINEQLALIAGIPEEQMGLGHAFEMDPDMKNGFLYELAQAQMAREIFPKSPLKYMPPTKHMTGNIFKGHIQNAMFNVVSIMTEQGIQLLGMLTEAIHTPFMSDRYLSIENAKYIFNNLRDIADEIEFKKGGIIHKRAQQVLDESIALLEKMNEDGLFVSLSKGTFASIKRPIDGGKGLEGVFEKGKHYFNPFITKMLEGKQR; the protein is encoded by the coding sequence GTGAACAAATTAAATTTGGACCCAAATAAAATTGAACATGCCCGAAACTTGGCTAAAAATATCGCCTTGGATGTTCAAGAATATGTTGAGGGAAGATCCACTGTTTCAACCGAAAGAGCGATATGCAGATTACTAGGTATAGATGGTGTCGATAAAAATGATGTACCCTTACCCAACAGGGTTGTAGAACATATAAAAGAAATAGGCTTACTGAACGAAGGAGCTGCATACTTAATTGGTAACGCTTTAATAGAAACGGGATTAACACCTCAAGAGATAGCAGAAAAAATATCGATTGAAGAATTAGATTTATCAAAGATCAAAATAAACACCGACACCCAAATTCAAAAGGCATTGGACCCGTATGTTGATTCAATGATTAATTTGATACAAAAAAACAAAAGAAAAAGAAAAACTTATTTAGAAAAATTAGGTGAAGGTCCTCAACCATACTTATACGTCATTGTAGCGACAGGGAATATATATGAAGACGTCATCCAAGCTCAAGCTGCAGCAAGACAAGGAGCAGACATAATTGCAGTAATTAGATCCACAGGTCAAAGTCTGTTAGATTTCGTCCCATACGGTCCTACTACGGAAGGATTTGGGGGTACTTTTGCCACACAAGAAAACTTTAAAATAATGAGAAAGGCTTTAGATGAAGTTGGGGAAGAGATAGGTAGATACATAAGACTCGTGAATTATGCATCAGGATTATGCATGCCCGAGATTGCAGCTATGGGGGCGATGGAACGATTAGATGTTATGCTAAATGACGCTTTATACGGTATCTTATTCAGAGACATCAACATGAAAAGAACGATAATAGATCAATACTTTTCAAGAGTCATTAACGGTTTTGCTGAAATTATAATAAACACTGGAGAAGATAACTACTTAACAACTGCCGACGCATATGAAGAAGCCCACACAGTCTTAACCTCTCAATTCATAAACGAACAGTTAGCATTAATAGCTGGAATACCTGAAGAGCAGATGGGATTAGGCCATGCATTTGAAATGGATCCGGATATGAAGAATGGTTTTTTATACGAGTTAGCCCAAGCTCAAATGGCAAGGGAAATTTTTCCAAAATCCCCCTTAAAGTACATGCCACCAACCAAACACATGACAGGTAACATTTTCAAAGGGCATATACAAAATGCGATGTTCAACGTAGTTTCAATCATGACTGAACAAGGAATACAATTGTTAGGCATGCTCACAGAGGCTATTCATACCCCTTTTATGTCCGATAGATATCTCTCAATAGAAAACGCAAAATACATATTCAACAATCTAAGAGACATTGCCGATGAAATCGAATTCAAGAAGGGTGGTATCATACACAAAAGAGCGCAGCAAGTACTAGACGAATCCATTGCACTGTTGGAAAAAATGAATGAAGATGGACTGTTCGTTTCTCTTTCTAAGGGAACCTTTGCGAGCATTAAAAGACCCATTGATGGTGGAAAAGGTCTGGAAGGTGTATTTGAAAAAGGGAAACACTACTTTAATCCTTTTATAACAAAAATGTTGGAGGGAAAACAAAGATGA
- a CDS encoding OAM dimerization domain-containing protein codes for MSGGSYSTEKKDYDNTLNLKTIKPYGDSMNDGKVQLSFTLPVPDGTEAIESAKQLLMKMGLIEPMVVYHKELTKDFTFFICYGSCTHTIDYTKIQVPHIKTKTMSMEEIDEYIRKYICRKVKVIGASTGTDAHTVGIDAIMNRKGYAGHYGLERYEMFETLNMGSQVINELFVAKAIEFQADALLVSQTVTQKNIHVKNLTELVELLEAEGIRHKVILIVGGSRITHQLAKEIGFDAGFGPNTYPEDVASYIAQELFQRLQENK; via the coding sequence ATGAGCGGAGGATCATACTCAACAGAAAAAAAAGATTATGATAATACTCTAAACTTAAAGACAATAAAGCCCTATGGAGACTCAATGAACGATGGAAAAGTACAATTAAGCTTCACACTACCGGTTCCAGATGGAACAGAAGCGATAGAATCTGCAAAACAATTACTGATGAAAATGGGTTTAATAGAACCAATGGTTGTTTATCACAAAGAGCTGACCAAGGATTTTACTTTTTTCATCTGTTATGGAAGCTGCACACATACTATTGATTATACAAAAATTCAAGTCCCCCACATAAAAACTAAAACAATGTCGATGGAAGAAATAGACGAATACATTAGAAAGTATATATGTAGGAAAGTAAAGGTAATAGGAGCTTCAACGGGAACAGATGCGCATACTGTGGGTATAGATGCAATAATGAACCGTAAAGGATATGCGGGACATTATGGTTTAGAAAGATACGAAATGTTTGAAACCTTGAACATGGGAAGTCAAGTTATTAATGAGCTTTTTGTTGCCAAAGCAATAGAATTTCAAGCCGATGCCTTACTCGTCTCTCAAACTGTCACTCAAAAAAATATACATGTAAAAAACCTTACAGAATTAGTAGAATTATTGGAAGCTGAAGGAATCAGGCACAAAGTGATTCTTATAGTAGGAGGTTCCCGAATAACTCATCAATTAGCCAAAGAAATAGGTTTTGATGCAGGATTTGGACCAAACACCTATCCCGAAGACGTTGCGTCTTACATAGCCCAAGAATTATTTCAAAGATTGCAGGAAAACAAATAA